From Rutidosis leptorrhynchoides isolate AG116_Rl617_1_P2 chromosome 3, CSIRO_AGI_Rlap_v1, whole genome shotgun sequence, a single genomic window includes:
- the LOC139897093 gene encoding uncharacterized protein: MPLGFLNMFERFNTYFDNTQKEVGIQEESTTDGEGIIGHNPPDYMYLIGLGDGSVDLYPSWADCDHVLIPVHFYDEEHFLLLQLKLEEMKVFVYDSLPGCVSSQKLDAVFKILGDNLPVYLKAIDYFNKMQDSQIVGYYENKESVELMIEPGPIVPMQTGGQGDCGVWVCIHMERIIYGREEVDNLGDPKNAPEQYRNRMARTFFRSRFDTQEPSPPTPPSEIQVD, from the exons ATGCCACTGGGATTCCTGAACATGTTTGAGAGGTTCAACACTTATTTTGATAATACTCAGAAGGAGGTGGGCATACAGGAAGAATCTACAACAGATGGAGAGGGAATTATTGGCCATAATCCTCCAGATTACATGTACTTAATTGGACTTGGAGACGGCAGTGTTGACCTATATCCATCTTGGGCTGACTGTGATCAC GTCTTGATCCCAGTACATTTTTATGACGAAGAACATTTCCTGCTGCTTCAGTTGAAGTTAGAAGAAATGAAGGTTTTTGTGTACGACAGTTTACCCGGATGTGTCAGTTCACAAAAACTTGACGCAGTTTTCAAGATTTTGGGTGACAACTTGCCAGTGTACTTGAAGGCGATTGACTATTTTAACAAGATGCAAGACTCCCAAATTGTCGGATACTATGAAAATAAAGAGAGTGTGGAGTTGATGATTGAGCCTGGTCCCATTGTGCCAATGCAGACTGGTGGTCAGGGTGATTGTGGGGTTTGGGTGTGCATACACATGGAGAGGATTATTTATGGAAGGGAGGAGGTTGACAACCTTGGAGATCCTAAAAATGCTCCAGAGCAGTATAGAAACAGAATGGCAAGGACGTTCTTCCGTTCCCGTTTTGATACACAAGAACCGTCGCCACCAACTCCACCATCAGAGATTCAGGTTGATTGA